The Kwoniella bestiolae CBS 10118 chromosome 7, complete sequence genome has a segment encoding these proteins:
- a CDS encoding H/ACA ribonucleoprotein complex subunit 1 produces MSGRGGFSGRGGGDRGGRGGFRGGARGGRGGFGQRDFGPPETVQEIGSFLHPVESEMLCSLVTPTKIPYFNAPIYLQNKTQIGKVDEILGPINQVYFTVKMDQGMLASSFKQEDKVYISGEKLLPIERFLPKPKTAGGKERGGARGGRGGPGGRGGRGGPPGRGGRGGFSARGGPGGRGGARGGAGGRGGFGGGRGGGAPRGRGGFGGGRGRGQ; encoded by the exons AtgagtggaagaggtggtttCTCAGGtaggggtggtggtgatagaggaggacgaggtggtttcaggg GTGGTGctcgaggtggaagaggcgGTTTCGGACAGAGGGATTTCGGACCTCCTGAGACTGTACAGG AAATCGgctccttcctccaccccgTCGAATCCGAGATGCTCTGCTCCCTCGTGACACCCACCAAGATCCCCTATTTCAACGCCCCGATATACCTCCAGAACAAGACCCAGATCGGTAAAGTCGATGAGATCCTCGGTCCGATAAATCAAGTGTATTTCACTGTCAAGATGGACCAGGGGATGTTGGCGTCGAGCTTCAAGCAGGAAGATAAGGTTTATATCTCTGGGGAGAAGTTGTTGCCTATTGAGAGGTTTTTGCCTAAGCCTAAGACTGCTGGTGGAAAGG AACGAGGCGGTGCCCGAGGCGGTCGTGGTGGTCCAGGCGGACGAGGCGGGCGAGGCGGACCCCCAGGccgaggtggacgaggtggcTTCTCAGCTCGTGGTGGACCTGGTGGAAGGGGTGGTGCAAGGGGAGGTGCgggtggtagaggtgggtttggaggtggtaggggtggtggtgcgcctagggggaggggtggattcggaggtggaagaggtagaggcCAATAG